A single window of Gossypium arboreum isolate Shixiya-1 chromosome 13, ASM2569848v2, whole genome shotgun sequence DNA harbors:
- the LOC128286852 gene encoding uncharacterized protein LOC128286852 — translation MELVDDEDVETMVALYCHSNQNAPIHLFAELAIMESIEDPTPLGEEDGPQEPCTVVPISYVGSQSTTHGIDIDLNAILDTNVGGDDVYRSSDPSDYEVDIDSDPDVDDVSNDIDDEGVNEDENINASLVGNQIRRIVIHNNPGAHMSRIDPIWRMRTKFRYHEILPAHQMAIYSDPEELFVGQRFESKEECVFAIKRYSMNISVDYKVVESKPALYIGECWKSAEGCKWRIRAAFIQKSQMWEIRKFVQPHTCTSTRMTEDHRKLDSKTICTCIMPMVEDMPTIKVSVLIAEMQALFQYRVSYRKAWIAKQMAMEQLYGNFDASYNEF, via the coding sequence atggaacttgtagacgaTGAAGATGTGGAGACAATGGTCGCTCTTTACTGCCATAGCAACCAAAATGCACCGATTcacttatttgctgagttagctaTTATGGAGTCAATAGAAGATCCAACTCCattaggtgaagaagatggacctcAAGAGCCGTGTACGGTGGTTCCGATATCATACGTTGGTAGTCAATCAACTACACATGGGATCGACATTGATCTTAATGCTATACTCGATACTAATGTGGGTGGTGATGATGTATACCGAAGTAGTGATCCTTCTGATTATGAAGTCGATATTGATAGTGATCCCGACGTGGATGATGTCTCAaatgatattgacgatgaaggTGTGAACGAGGATGAAAACATTAATGCATCTTTAGTCGGGAACCAGATCCGTcgtattgtgatacacaataatcctGGGGCACACATGTCTCGGATAGACCCGATCTGGCGCATGCGTACCAAGTTCCGGTACCACGAGATACTACCTGCTCACCAGATGGCCATATATTCTGATCCTGAGGAGTTGTTCGTGGGCCAGAGATTCGAAAGTAAAGAAGAGTGCGTATTTGCCATTAAGCGGTATAGTATGAATATATCAGTAGACTACAAAGTCGTCGAGTCTAAACCGGCATTATATATTGGAGAGTGTTGGAAGTCGGCAGAAGGCTGCAAGTGGCGGATACGAGCTGCATTTATCCAGAAGTCTCAGATGTGGGAGATACGAAAATTTGTTCAGCCTCACACGTGTACTTCAACACGAATGAcagaagatcatcgaaaacttgattcgAAAACTATCTGTACATGCATCATGCCAATGGTTGAAGACATGCCGACCATTAAAGTTTCGGTATTAATTGCCGAAATGCAGGCATTATTCCAGTATCGAGTATCATACCGAAAggcatggatagctaaacagatggCAATGGAGCAATTGTACGGAAATTTTGATGCATCGTACAATGAGTTCTGA
- the LOC108463322 gene encoding uncharacterized protein LOC108463322 yields the protein MATKIMEPFKNKNNQIEVEFAECDCCGLTEECTPAYIARVREKFEGRWLCGLCSEAVKDERIRSSSPEDITINEALVRHMEFCEQFKSSSPPENPTEDLIAAMRHLILRSLDSPRKNNNGSSSFVRSKTCFSRFSDGER from the coding sequence ATGGCGACCAAGATAATGGAGccttttaaaaacaaaaacaaccAAATCGAAGTTGAGTTCGCTGAGTGCGATTGTTGTGGGCTAACGGAGGAGTGTACGCCGGCATACATTGCTCGTGTACGTGAAAAATTCGAAGGGCGATGGCTTTGTGGGCTTTGTTCGGAGGCGGTGAAAGATGAGAGGATTAGGTCGTCGTCGCCGGAAGATATTACGATCAACGAAGCGTTGGTTCGACACATGGAGTTTTGTGAACAGTTTAAGTCGTCGAGTCCGCCGGAAAATCCTACTGAAGATTTGATCGCTGCAATGAGACATCTGATTTTAAGAAGTTTGGATTCTCCGAGGAAGAACAACAACGGGTCGTCGTCGTTTGTCCGATCCAAAACCTGTTTTTCCAGGTTTTCGGATGGTGAACGTTAA
- the LOC108463913 gene encoding polyadenylate-binding protein-interacting protein 7-like isoform X1 yields the protein MSLSKKGIQISDTKLNTTSKVTTLNPNAAEFVPFSLRSPSSSGSTIAADATRFAISRTLGKAVVDRSESSISNNSDDEAHQFWRRQLPDDITPDFKVINEDDSQGIGTGSLSLAGLSLHGDSEASRFPASAGGGYIFGNQQQLLHHNGNGSNIAEKLRHPASSYGKNPTAASFLPLQAKPWDKQLVNSDQLLTNRREGQPYSGNSRHRFVNDLLGEQTIMDGPEMNPVEFLASQFPGLAAESLAEVYFANGCDLNLTIEMLTQHELQVDGGFNQNLTSKTLLAPNLSTLGFPVTLSDDQSGATKYAGDDLQLNVDPYLSSDKDNILIFKSNSSLPSRGAIDFVPGIRKMASQDSGVWKYDRNGSANSTVGSSRSSHGLANTFSLAAGRGVYANRLQTRVHSDPAWLETGDAVANLYPELREDAQDHARSRNAYFDQARQGFLTGNKALTKELSVKGQLQNMHMKATHGNTQESLFRQRNQVPPEIVGGQERIIDLHGLPVSEAIHMLNYELSVLRRTARAADQRLQVYISVGTGNHARGSRIPARLPVAIQHYLLEEECLDFTEPQPGLLRVVIY from the exons ATGAGCTTATCTAAGAAAGGGATCCAAATTAGTGACACAAAACTGAATACCACTAGCAAGGTAACAACTTTGAATCCTAATGCAGCAGAGTTCGTTCCTTTTTCTCTTAGGTCACCATCTTCATCAGGAAGTACTATTGCGGCTGATGCAACAAGGTTTGCTATTTCTAGAACCTTAGGAAAAGCAGTTGTTGATCGGTCTGAGTCTTCTATTTCAAATAATTCTGATGATGAGGCTCATCAGTTCTGGCGTCGCCAGCTCCCTGATGACATTACTCCAGACTTTAAGGTTATTAATGAGGATGATTCTCAAGGAATTGGAACTGGGAGCCTCTCTTTAGCAGGTTTATCCTTGCATGGTGATAGTGAAGCGTCAAGGTTTCCTGCTTCTGCTGGTGGTGGATATATATTTGGTAATCAGCAGCAACTACTGCATCATAATGGTAATGGCAGTAACATCGCTGAAAAATTGAGACATCCTGCTTCATCTTATGGAAAGAATCCTACTGCAGCTAGTTTTCTACCTTTGCAAGCCAAACCTTGGGACAAGCAACTTGTTAATAGTGATCAGCTACTTACCAATCGGAGGGAGGGACAACCATATAGTGGAAATTCTAGACATAGATTTGTTAATGATTTGTTGGGGGAGCAGACCATTATGGATGGTCCTGAAATGAATCCTGTGGAATTTTTAGCTTCTCAATTCCCCGGACTTGCTGCCGAAAGCCTTGCTGAAGTTTATTTTGCCAATGGTTGTGATTTAAATCTGACTATTGAGATGCTCACACAACATGAG CTTCAAGTTGATGGTGGTTTCAACCAGAACCTAACTTCAAAAACCTTGTTGGCTCCCAATCTAAGTACGCTAGGCTTCCCAGTTACTCTGTCAGATGATCAGAGCGGTGCTACAAAATATGCAGGGGATGATCTTCAACTTAATGTTGATCCTTATCTATCATCTGACAAGGACAACATTCTTATTTTCAAATCCAACTCTTCCCTTCCGTCTAGAGGTGCCATAGATTTTGTACCAGGTATCAGGAAAATGGCATCTCAAGATTCTGGAGTATGGAAGTATGATAGAAATGGTTCTGCCAATTCGACTGTTGGGTCTAGTAGAAGTTCTCATGGGTTGGCTAATACCTTCAGTCTTGCAGCTGGAAGAGGAGTTTACGCTAATAGGTTGCAGACGCGTGTTCATTCAGATCCTGCTTGGCTTGAAACTGGAGATGCAGTCG CAAATTTATACCCTGAACTGCGGGAAGACGCTCAAGACCATGCACGATCTCGTAATGCATATTTTGACCAG GCACGTCAAGGATTTCTCACTGGCAATAAGGCTTTAACAAAGGAACTTAGCGTGAAAGGACAACTGCAAAATATGCATATGAAGGCAACTCATGGAAACACTCAAGAATCTTTATTTCGCCAGAG GAACCAAGTTCCTCCTGAGATTGTTGGAGGGCAGGAACGGATCATAGACCTGCATGGATTGCCTGTTAGTGAAGCCATTCATATGCTGAACTATGAACTATCAGTGCTCAGGAGAACAGCTCGGGCTGCAGATCAGCGGCTTCAGGTTTACATAAGTGTTGGAACTGGCAACCATGCTAGGGGTTCTCGTATTCCAGCAAGACTTCCAGTTGCCATACAACATTATCTCCTTGAAGAAGAGTGCCTTGACTTTACCGAACCACAGCCGGGACTACTTCGAGTTGTGATATATTGA
- the LOC108463913 gene encoding polyadenylate-binding protein-interacting protein 7-like isoform X2 yields MSLSKKGIQISDTKLNTTSKVTTLNPNAAEFVPFSLRSPSSSGSTIAADATRFAISRTLGKAVVDRSESSISNNSDDEAHQFWRRQLPDDITPDFKVINEDDSQGIGTGSLSLAGLSLHGDSEASRFPASAGGGYIFGNQQQLLHHNGNGSNIAEKLRHPASSYGKNPTAASFLPLQAKPWDKQLVNSDQLLTNRREGQPYSGNSRHRFVNDLLGEQTIMDGPEMNPVEFLASQFPGLAAESLAEVYFANGCDLNLTIEMLTQHELQVDGGFNQNLTSKTLLAPNLSTLGFPVTLSDDQSGATKYAGDDLQLNVDPYLSSDKDNILIFKSNSSLPSRGAIDFVPGIRKMASQDSGVWKYDRNGSANSTVGSSRSSHGLANTFSLAAGRGVYANRLQTRVHSDPAWLETGDAVANLYPELREDAQDHARSRNAYFDQARQGFLTGNKALTKELSVKGQLQNMHMKATHGNTQESLFRQRFVISFMSHLVPRDGG; encoded by the exons ATGAGCTTATCTAAGAAAGGGATCCAAATTAGTGACACAAAACTGAATACCACTAGCAAGGTAACAACTTTGAATCCTAATGCAGCAGAGTTCGTTCCTTTTTCTCTTAGGTCACCATCTTCATCAGGAAGTACTATTGCGGCTGATGCAACAAGGTTTGCTATTTCTAGAACCTTAGGAAAAGCAGTTGTTGATCGGTCTGAGTCTTCTATTTCAAATAATTCTGATGATGAGGCTCATCAGTTCTGGCGTCGCCAGCTCCCTGATGACATTACTCCAGACTTTAAGGTTATTAATGAGGATGATTCTCAAGGAATTGGAACTGGGAGCCTCTCTTTAGCAGGTTTATCCTTGCATGGTGATAGTGAAGCGTCAAGGTTTCCTGCTTCTGCTGGTGGTGGATATATATTTGGTAATCAGCAGCAACTACTGCATCATAATGGTAATGGCAGTAACATCGCTGAAAAATTGAGACATCCTGCTTCATCTTATGGAAAGAATCCTACTGCAGCTAGTTTTCTACCTTTGCAAGCCAAACCTTGGGACAAGCAACTTGTTAATAGTGATCAGCTACTTACCAATCGGAGGGAGGGACAACCATATAGTGGAAATTCTAGACATAGATTTGTTAATGATTTGTTGGGGGAGCAGACCATTATGGATGGTCCTGAAATGAATCCTGTGGAATTTTTAGCTTCTCAATTCCCCGGACTTGCTGCCGAAAGCCTTGCTGAAGTTTATTTTGCCAATGGTTGTGATTTAAATCTGACTATTGAGATGCTCACACAACATGAG CTTCAAGTTGATGGTGGTTTCAACCAGAACCTAACTTCAAAAACCTTGTTGGCTCCCAATCTAAGTACGCTAGGCTTCCCAGTTACTCTGTCAGATGATCAGAGCGGTGCTACAAAATATGCAGGGGATGATCTTCAACTTAATGTTGATCCTTATCTATCATCTGACAAGGACAACATTCTTATTTTCAAATCCAACTCTTCCCTTCCGTCTAGAGGTGCCATAGATTTTGTACCAGGTATCAGGAAAATGGCATCTCAAGATTCTGGAGTATGGAAGTATGATAGAAATGGTTCTGCCAATTCGACTGTTGGGTCTAGTAGAAGTTCTCATGGGTTGGCTAATACCTTCAGTCTTGCAGCTGGAAGAGGAGTTTACGCTAATAGGTTGCAGACGCGTGTTCATTCAGATCCTGCTTGGCTTGAAACTGGAGATGCAGTCG CAAATTTATACCCTGAACTGCGGGAAGACGCTCAAGACCATGCACGATCTCGTAATGCATATTTTGACCAG GCACGTCAAGGATTTCTCACTGGCAATAAGGCTTTAACAAAGGAACTTAGCGTGAAAGGACAACTGCAAAATATGCATATGAAGGCAACTCATGGAAACACTCAAGAATCTTTATTTCGCCAGAGGTTTGTCATTTCTTTCATGTCGCACTTGGTTCCTCGTGATGGTGGTTAA